A window from Nothobranchius furzeri strain GRZ-AD chromosome 17, NfurGRZ-RIMD1, whole genome shotgun sequence encodes these proteins:
- the LOC139063734 gene encoding uncharacterized protein, with protein MILSSEAEKGWRCAALRFNQAVQQDFPSLARTGCREICADSGNITGTTNESDDGSEQGIPAKKSKKSCKYLEKWDSEFTFLKKSRMGQSHAFCKICSCDFSVSHGGRNDVSQHEKSTKHKRWLEAQKHAQTMSAFVTRNTTEADQVINAEVKMAMLCAKNNVSFTFCDDFNKCVAEMFPDSAIARKYSAGKTKSTQLIKGAIAAELDDELARTCRSQPFSLMCDESSNRKTDKEFVILTRLYDEATLQVATKFMEMPICNVGNAENLYEKLSEALRKRGIPWENLIAFNSDNASVMKGRHNSVISRLKTSQPHVQDLGCICHLAQLATGYFTDSDHLKLLRYCSTQWLSLLTCVQRVLNQWDALQAYFNSHEEVERSAKIHDLASHLRDPVMKIYFMFLTAALKSLSDFNIAFQSEEVQIHRLEEEMCRLIRRILGYLIPARAIVGIPLREVEYGQGHQLADEELFIGADTKAFMKSVELPMSTEKKIFQSVRRFYEAALQKMFSSFPLDHPLLRDLKVLDPAARLDIPPGAVERLGAMFPQLSLSEDRLREELVDYQVTNSKQLPQEDNIDRFWGLIGKDVRFSELPRLMKALLCIPHSNASSERVFSMVRKIATENRMSLDNSTVCALLSCKINHSGPAYKYTPSKKVLKNAKSATHLYNKSLVNVREPHE; from the exons ATGATCTTGAGCAGTGAAGCTGAAAAAG GGTGGCgctgcgctgcgctccgtttcaatcaggctgtacagcaggatttcccctc CCTCGCGAGAACTGGTTGTCGCGAGATTTGTGCAGACAGCGGGAACATAACAGGAACAACAAACGAGAGCGATGATGGAAGTGAACAAGGCATTCCTGCCAAAAAATCAAAGAAATCGTGTAAATATCTAGAAAAATGGGACAGCGAATTTACTTTTCTAAAGAAGAGCAGGATGGGACAAAGTCACGCTTTTTGTAAGATTTGCAGTTGCGACTTTAGTGTCTCCCACGGGGGAAGGAATGATGTCAGTCAGCATGAGAAATCAACCAAGCACAAGCGCTGGCTAGAAGCACAGAAACATGCCCAGACGATGTCGGCATTTGTAACTAGGAATACCACAGAGGCTGACCAGGTCATAAATGCGGAGGTTAAAATGGCAATGCTGTGTGCCAAAAACAATGTTTCTTTCACCTTCTGTGACGACTTCAACAAGTGTGTAGCTGAGATGTTCCCGGACTCTGCTATTGCACGAAAATATTCTGCGGGGAAAACCAAATCTACGCAACTTATCAAAG GTGCCATAGCAGCAGAGCTAGATGATGAGTTGGCCAGAACATGCCGATCTCAGCCCTTTTCATTGATGTGCGACGAGTCGAGCAACAGAAAAACGGACAAAGAATTCGTCATCCTGACCAGACTCTACGATGAGGCCACTCTGCAGGTCGCTACAAAATTCATGGAGATGCCCATATGCAATGTGGGAAATGCAGAAAATCTGTATGAAAAGCTGAGTGAAGCATTAAG AAAAAGAGGAATTCCATGGGAGAACCTGATAGCCTTTAACTCTGATAACGCCAGTGTCATGAAAGGCAGACACAACTCTGTCATCAGCAGACTgaagaccagccagccccatgtccAGGACCTTGGCTGCATCTGCCACCTAGCACAACTGGCCACTGGCT ATTTTACCGATTCAGACCACCTGAAGCTCCTCAGGTACTGCAGCACCCAATGGCTGAGTCTGTTAACCTGTGTCCAGAGAGTGTTGAACCAGTGGGACGCACTGCAG GCCTACTTCAACAGTCATGAGGAGGTGGAGAGGAGCGCCAAAATACATGATTTAGCCAGCCATCTGCGTGATCCAGTCATGAAGATCTACTTCATGTTCCTGACTGCTGCCCTTAAATCTTTATCTGATTTTAATATTGCCTTCCAG TCAGAGGAAGTACAAATTCACAGACTGGAAGAGGAAATGTGCAGGCTGATTAGGAGGATCCTGGGCTACCTCATACCAGCCAGGGCCATCGTAGGTATACCTCTCAGGGAGGTGGAGTATGGACAAGGACATCAGTTGGCTGATGAGGAGCTCTTTATTGGAGCAGACACAAAGGCCTTCATGAAAAGCGTAGAGCTTCCCATGTCCACTGAGAAGAAAATCTTTCA ATCTGTGAGAAGGTTCTATGAAGCAGCGCTTCAGAAGATGTTCTCCTCCTTTCCCCTTGACCATCCACTCCTGAGGGACTTGAAAGTGCTGGACCCTGCTGCTCGCCTCGACATTCCTCCAGGGGCAG TGGAAAGGCTAGGGGCCATGTTTCCTCAGTTGAGCTTAAGTGAAGATAGGCTGAGAGAGGAACTCGTTGACTACCAGGTGACAAATAGCAAGCAACTCCCCCAAGAAGACAACATTGACAGATTCTGGGGCCTGATAGGGAAGGATGTGAGGTTCAGTGAGCTGCCAAGATTAATGAAGGCTTTACTCTGCATTCCCCACAGCAATGCCAGTTCTGAAAGGGTGTTTAGTATGGTGAGAAAGATTGCTACAGAGAATAGGATGTCATTAGACAACAGCACTGTTTGTGCTTTACTGTCATGTAAAATCAACCACTCTGGCCCAGCCTACAAATACACTCCTTCCAAAAAAGTGTTAAAGAATGCTAAATCTGCAACACATTTGTATAATAAGTCATTAGTGAATGTCAGAGAGCCACATGAGTGA